In Thermodesulfobacteriota bacterium, a single genomic region encodes these proteins:
- a CDS encoding tetratricopeptide repeat protein, protein MSRANPAYPGGLGCRGLLARGLGALLVALALGGPARSQETPPQEPPTREVYGLSAADLGLYLGNTLLGAWRVPEARRVVDGLLAEDPGDPNARALEAHVLFFEGRYADALGRLESLGVTGPFRNLVAATAEATRDFRSRTSAHFEVSWGHPKDEVLADAALEALEAAREALVRELGFEPQGRVRLEIYPTTASFTAVSTLTRQEVETSGTIGLCKFDRLMITTPRVTAWGYRWRDTLCHEYVHLALYRLTHGAAPIWVHEGIAKYLEASWRGVLGELEPSGQALLFRRLEAGTLIPLEAMSPSVAKLPSAEDTALAFAQVGTMMSFLEERRGPGALRGLVEELGGGAGDREALETAWGDTFGSFEGAWREWAARLPLEREAVQVIGLELADHGQPLDGEPGAIADPQARDFSRLGDMLRARGRMVAAAAEYRKAYAAAPAAPGIASRHALGLLATERYEAAAQVAAEALRLYPDLPGLWHRKGEALLGLGRFGEAAEALEEVLEINPFHVPARGALLHAARALGDSRLVAREEWALGLLEE, encoded by the coding sequence GTGAGCCGCGCAAATCCAGCTTACCCGGGGGGCTTGGGGTGCCGCGGGCTCCTCGCCCGGGGCCTGGGGGCCCTCCTGGTCGCCCTGGCCCTCGGCGGCCCGGCCCGTTCCCAGGAGACCCCCCCCCAGGAGCCCCCCACTCGGGAAGTCTACGGGCTCTCGGCGGCGGACCTGGGGCTCTACCTGGGCAATACCCTGCTTGGAGCTTGGAGGGTTCCCGAAGCCCGCCGGGTGGTGGACGGCCTTCTCGCGGAAGACCCCGGCGACCCCAACGCCCGGGCCCTGGAGGCCCACGTCTTGTTCTTCGAGGGGCGCTACGCAGATGCCCTGGGGCGACTGGAGAGCCTGGGAGTGACGGGACCCTTCCGGAACCTGGTGGCGGCCACGGCGGAGGCCACCCGGGACTTCCGGTCCCGGACGAGCGCCCACTTCGAGGTCTCCTGGGGCCATCCCAAAGACGAGGTGCTGGCCGACGCGGCCCTGGAAGCCCTGGAGGCGGCCCGGGAAGCCCTGGTGCGGGAGCTCGGGTTCGAGCCCCAGGGCCGGGTGCGGCTCGAGATCTACCCCACCACGGCGTCTTTCACTGCGGTCTCCACCCTCACCCGCCAGGAGGTGGAGACGTCGGGCACCATCGGCCTGTGCAAGTTCGACCGCCTCATGATCACCACGCCCCGGGTGACCGCCTGGGGCTACCGGTGGCGCGACACCCTGTGCCACGAGTACGTGCACCTGGCGCTCTACCGCCTGACCCACGGGGCCGCGCCCATCTGGGTACACGAGGGCATCGCCAAGTACCTGGAGGCGAGCTGGCGGGGGGTGCTGGGGGAGCTGGAGCCCTCCGGGCAGGCGCTGCTCTTCCGGCGCCTGGAAGCCGGCACCCTCATTCCCCTGGAGGCCATGAGTCCCTCGGTGGCCAAGCTTCCCTCGGCCGAAGATACGGCCCTGGCCTTTGCCCAGGTGGGGACCATGATGTCCTTCCTGGAGGAGCGGCGGGGGCCCGGGGCGCTGCGGGGCCTGGTGGAGGAGCTCGGTGGCGGAGCGGGGGACCGGGAGGCACTGGAGACGGCCTGGGGAGACACCTTTGGCTCCTTCGAGGGGGCCTGGAGGGAGTGGGCGGCACGGCTGCCCCTGGAGCGGGAGGCCGTGCAGGTGATCGGCCTGGAGCTCGCCGACCACGGCCAGCCCCTGGACGGGGAGCCCGGCGCCATCGCCGACCCCCAGGCCCGGGACTTCTCCCGCCTGGGCGACATGCTGCGGGCCCGGGGCCGGATGGTGGCGGCCGCGGCGGAGTACCGCAAGGCCTATGCTGCGGCCCCGGCGGCCCCGGGCATCGCCTCGCGCCACGCACTGGGGCTGCTTGCCACCGAGCGCTACGAAGCGGCGGCGCAGGTGGCGGCCGAGGCGCTTCGCCTCTATCCGGACCTGCCGGGCCTGTGGCACCGCAAGGGGGAGGCCCTGCTGGGCCTGGGGCGGTTCGGCGAGGCCGCAGAGGCCCTGGAAGAGGTGCTGGAGATCAACCCCTTCCACGTCCCCGCGAGGGGGGCGCTCCTCCACGCCGCCCGCGCCCTGGGCGACTCCCGCCTGGTTGCCCGGGAGGAGTGGGCGCTGGGGCTGTTGGAAGAGTGA
- a CDS encoding MoxR family ATPase: protein MNQTGSETPADRELVVEAARAHAEVAAEIGKVIVGQRGVVDLLLVALFAGGHGLFIGVPGLAKTLLIRTLADALALDFKRIQFTPDLMPSDITGTEVLEEDHATGRRAFRFVRGPIFTNILLADEINRTSPKTQAALLQAMQEYKVSAAGVDHPLEPPFLVFATQNPIEQEGTYPLPEAQLDRFMFAIEMDYPDASEELEIVRKTTAGPPPALRKVLDPERIRLFREAVPRVPVADAALAYAVRLVRATRPGPEAPKAVQELVSWGAGPRAAQHLVLGAKARALLAGRYAAGPEDVRALVVPALKHRVVPSFRAEAQGVSVAEILAQVVESVSAA from the coding sequence ATGAACCAGACTGGAAGTGAGACCCCGGCGGACCGGGAGCTGGTGGTGGAGGCCGCCCGGGCCCACGCGGAGGTGGCGGCGGAGATCGGCAAGGTGATCGTGGGCCAGCGGGGGGTGGTGGATCTCCTGCTGGTGGCGCTCTTCGCGGGGGGGCACGGCCTCTTCATCGGGGTGCCGGGGCTGGCGAAGACGCTCCTCATCCGCACCCTGGCCGATGCCCTGGCGCTGGACTTCAAGCGCATCCAGTTCACGCCGGACCTCATGCCCAGCGATATCACCGGCACCGAGGTCCTGGAGGAGGACCACGCCACCGGCCGCCGGGCCTTCCGCTTCGTCCGGGGCCCGATCTTCACCAACATCCTCCTGGCCGACGAGATCAACCGCACCTCCCCCAAGACCCAGGCGGCGCTGCTCCAGGCCATGCAGGAGTACAAGGTGAGCGCGGCGGGAGTGGACCATCCCCTGGAGCCGCCCTTCCTCGTCTTCGCCACCCAGAACCCCATCGAGCAGGAGGGCACCTACCCCCTGCCCGAGGCCCAGCTCGACCGGTTCATGTTCGCCATCGAGATGGACTACCCCGACGCCTCCGAGGAGCTGGAGATCGTGCGCAAGACCACCGCGGGCCCGCCCCCGGCGCTTCGCAAGGTGCTCGACCCCGAGCGCATCCGCCTCTTCCGCGAGGCCGTGCCCCGGGTGCCCGTGGCCGACGCGGCGCTGGCCTACGCGGTGCGGCTGGTGCGGGCCACCCGCCCGGGGCCCGAGGCCCCCAAGGCCGTCCAGGAGCTCGTCTCCTGGGGCGCCGGTCCCCGGGCTGCCCAGCACCTGGTGCTGGGGGCCAAGGCCCGGGCGCTCCTTGCGGGCCGCTACGCCGCCGGGCCCGAGGACGTGCGGGCGCTCGTGGTGCCGGCCCTCAAGCACCGGGTAGTGCCGAGCTTCCGGGCCGAGGCCCAGGGGGTAAGCGTGGCGGAGATCCTCGCCCAGGTGGTGGAGTCGGTGTCGGCCGCGTGA
- a CDS encoding DUF58 domain-containing protein — MSPLAPMLTRADLFDPVLVARLSRREIPGPPSPYPHRGLHRSARRGASLEFSEHTLYARGDDLRHLDWKFLAKTDRFLVKRYEDERLQRAVLLVDASRSMVYGAENGGLRSSKYHLAARLAAALAACLLRQGDAVGVHLAGGEEGVWLPPRSGSAQLGAVLEVLGGARPAGEAALGTACRGVGERLKRDAAVFVFSDFLDEGEERLEGARLLRARGLAPRVVHLLHAEEVDLPFENTTRFLDLEGPANLVLDPLPLRRAYREEISAFVRGLARQAEALGVPHAFLSGADDPAPALGRLLRRAQRPHRAARR; from the coding sequence GTGAGCCCCCTTGCGCCCATGCTCACCCGCGCGGACCTCTTCGACCCGGTCCTGGTGGCCCGCTTGAGCCGCCGGGAGATCCCCGGTCCGCCTTCCCCCTATCCCCATCGGGGGCTGCACCGCAGCGCCCGGCGGGGGGCGAGCCTGGAGTTCTCGGAGCACACCCTGTATGCCCGGGGGGACGACCTGCGGCACCTGGACTGGAAGTTCCTCGCCAAGACCGACCGGTTCCTGGTGAAGCGCTACGAAGACGAGCGCCTCCAGCGCGCCGTGCTCCTGGTGGACGCGAGCCGCTCCATGGTCTACGGGGCGGAGAACGGGGGGCTTCGCTCCTCCAAGTACCACCTGGCCGCCCGCCTGGCGGCGGCCCTGGCCGCGTGCCTCCTGCGCCAGGGCGACGCGGTGGGGGTGCACCTGGCCGGCGGGGAAGAAGGGGTGTGGCTCCCGCCCCGAAGCGGCTCGGCGCAGCTCGGCGCGGTGCTCGAGGTGCTCGGGGGAGCCCGCCCGGCCGGCGAGGCCGCCCTGGGCACGGCCTGCCGGGGTGTGGGGGAGCGGCTCAAGCGCGACGCGGCGGTCTTCGTCTTCTCCGACTTCCTCGACGAAGGGGAGGAGCGCCTCGAAGGAGCGCGGCTCTTGCGGGCCCGGGGCCTGGCCCCCCGGGTGGTGCACCTGCTCCACGCCGAAGAGGTGGACCTCCCCTTCGAGAACACCACCCGCTTCCTGGACCTGGAGGGCCCGGCGAACCTCGTGCTCGATCCCCTACCCCTGCGCCGGGCCTACCGGGAGGAGATCTCCGCCTTCGTCCGGGGCCTGGCCCGGCAGGCCGAGGCCCTGGGGGTGCCCCACGCCTTCCTCAGCGGGGCCGACGACCCGGCTCCGGCGCTGGGCCGGCTCCTGCGCCGGGCCCAGCGGCCCCATCGGGCAGCGAGGCGCTGA
- a CDS encoding BatA and WFA domain-containing protein, with translation MDFLRPALLWGLLGIAVPILIHLLGRRRVRTVPIATLRFLERARARASAHLKLRRLLLLLARAAALGCLALLYAGPGCRQGAGPEGPATWVLLLDTSPSMAASRDGRVPLEDGRAALRAILGAAIPGDRFLFATTRDGDPGWHQGFSADPAPVRRRLDEAAIAFGPHRIGAAVETARALLEGLPGGRVALATDLQASAWSERGAGSARGAGAPVQAIDAGLAAPRNAWVAAIDEGEAAVRVQVGASGWPAGEVPRRTVHLALGDERRLTAFLEGTETSFRFEPPPGVYEGEVRLEPGGDLALDDRVAFVGRGRAATRVLLVNGDPWGFEIRDELFFVRRAFAPGTRLAGAFQVREVRLGDLVPADLAEVDAVLFANPGPLGPELVDAVRRRLEEGAGVVVTAGDRWSTYESAQGLEPILAAPVRDVVTLRPDDASRRPFEVLDLAGLAGPAALFRDRAAGDLSGVRVERYWLPEARVGEGVDVWMRLENGAPLLVERRVGRGRTLLLGTTADRDGADLCLQPAFLPWLERVLLHAAGRLRPPLAPWATAGYPLELPYDVPVAVDGPGGRLFWAPGERFVPPVPGVYRIRAGETFLDAFAARIDPAESDLTRLAPEEVEARLGPGAGTAGAAAGAGPFSGRRDVSAWLAAALLGALVLEAVLSGRWRRVRGVGELGLEGGRMKGEG, from the coding sequence GTGGACTTTCTTCGTCCGGCCCTCTTGTGGGGTCTCCTGGGGATCGCCGTCCCCATCCTCATCCACCTCCTGGGGCGGCGCCGGGTGCGCACCGTGCCCATTGCCACGCTCCGGTTCCTGGAGCGGGCCCGAGCCCGGGCCTCGGCCCACCTGAAGCTCCGGCGCCTGCTGCTCTTGCTCGCCCGGGCGGCCGCCCTGGGGTGCCTGGCCCTCCTCTATGCCGGGCCGGGGTGCCGGCAGGGCGCAGGGCCCGAGGGGCCCGCCACCTGGGTGCTGCTCCTGGATACCTCCCCCAGCATGGCGGCGAGCCGGGACGGCCGCGTGCCCCTGGAGGACGGCCGCGCCGCCCTCCGGGCCATCCTGGGGGCCGCGATCCCCGGCGACCGGTTTCTCTTCGCCACCACTCGGGATGGGGACCCGGGTTGGCACCAGGGTTTTTCGGCGGACCCGGCCCCGGTGCGCCGGCGCCTGGACGAGGCCGCCATCGCCTTCGGGCCCCACCGGATCGGTGCGGCGGTGGAGACGGCCCGGGCGCTCCTGGAGGGCCTCCCCGGGGGGCGGGTGGCGCTGGCCACCGACCTCCAGGCTTCGGCCTGGTCCGAGCGGGGCGCAGGGAGCGCGCGCGGCGCCGGCGCCCCCGTGCAGGCGATCGACGCCGGCCTGGCTGCCCCGCGAAACGCGTGGGTCGCCGCGATCGACGAAGGGGAAGCGGCGGTGCGGGTGCAGGTGGGCGCCTCGGGGTGGCCTGCGGGGGAGGTGCCGCGGCGCACCGTGCACCTCGCCCTGGGCGACGAGCGGCGTCTCACGGCTTTTCTCGAAGGAACGGAGACCTCGTTTCGCTTCGAGCCCCCGCCCGGCGTGTACGAAGGGGAGGTGCGCCTGGAGCCCGGGGGCGATCTGGCCCTGGACGACCGGGTGGCCTTCGTGGGGCGGGGGCGGGCCGCGACCCGGGTGCTCCTGGTCAACGGCGATCCCTGGGGGTTCGAGATCCGCGACGAGCTCTTCTTCGTGCGGCGGGCCTTTGCCCCGGGCACCCGGCTCGCGGGGGCGTTCCAGGTGCGGGAGGTGCGCCTGGGGGATCTGGTGCCGGCCGATCTGGCGGAGGTGGACGCGGTGCTCTTCGCCAATCCGGGCCCCCTGGGCCCCGAACTGGTGGACGCCGTGCGCCGGCGCCTGGAGGAGGGCGCGGGCGTTGTGGTGACGGCGGGCGACCGGTGGTCCACCTACGAGTCGGCCCAGGGGCTGGAGCCGATCCTGGCGGCGCCGGTGCGCGACGTGGTGACGCTTCGCCCCGACGACGCCTCGCGGCGCCCCTTCGAGGTCCTGGATCTAGCCGGGCTGGCGGGCCCGGCGGCCCTCTTTCGGGACCGGGCGGCGGGAGATCTCTCGGGGGTGCGGGTGGAACGGTACTGGCTCCCCGAAGCCCGGGTGGGGGAGGGGGTGGACGTGTGGATGCGTCTGGAAAACGGCGCCCCCCTCCTGGTGGAGCGCCGGGTGGGCCGGGGGCGCACCCTGCTGCTGGGCACGACGGCAGACCGGGACGGGGCGGACCTCTGCCTCCAGCCCGCCTTCCTCCCCTGGCTCGAGCGGGTGCTCCTGCACGCGGCAGGGCGCCTGCGGCCGCCTCTCGCCCCCTGGGCCACGGCCGGGTACCCCCTGGAGCTCCCCTACGATGTCCCGGTCGCCGTGGACGGGCCCGGCGGCCGCCTCTTCTGGGCGCCCGGGGAGCGCTTCGTTCCCCCGGTTCCCGGGGTGTACCGGATCCGTGCGGGGGAGACCTTCCTGGATGCCTTTGCGGCCCGGATCGACCCCGCCGAGTCGGATCTGACCCGCCTTGCGCCGGAGGAGGTCGAGGCCCGCCTCGGCCCCGGGGCGGGCACGGCGGGGGCAGCGGCTGGGGCCGGGCCGTTTTCGGGCCGCAGGGACGTCTCGGCGTGGCTCGCCGCCGCCCTCCTGGGCGCGCTGGTGCTCGAAGCCGTGCTCTCCGGTCGGTGGCGACGGGTGCGGGGCGTGGGGGAGCTGGGTTTGGAAGGGGGAAGGATGAAGGGGGAAGGATGA
- a CDS encoding DUF4159 domain-containing protein: MKKTGWSRREVLLALAGGGAGLLAGAGWPGRGEAYGRRDYFTWAQLRYPGSWDPSPRAAERFLEALRRRTSVEPEPRRRVVDVGSPELFALPFLYVGGRGSFPSLGAEAEGWLRRYLEHGGFVLFDDATGVADSGFAQGVAETLGRVLPGRGLEPLPADHTAFQSFYLLRDVPGRKLVRPFLYGIDLEDLTPAVLCPNDLGGAFDGDPLGGYTHPCTPGGERQREMTFRLGVNLAMYALTGNYKKDQVHIPFILKRRQR; this comes from the coding sequence ATGAAGAAGACCGGATGGTCGCGCCGGGAGGTGCTGCTGGCGCTGGCGGGGGGCGGTGCCGGGCTCCTGGCCGGGGCGGGGTGGCCCGGGCGGGGGGAGGCCTACGGCCGCAGGGACTACTTCACCTGGGCCCAGCTGCGCTACCCGGGGTCTTGGGACCCCAGCCCCCGGGCGGCCGAGCGCTTTCTCGAGGCCCTGCGCCGGCGCACCAGCGTGGAGCCCGAGCCCCGGCGGCGGGTCGTGGACGTGGGGAGCCCCGAGCTCTTCGCGCTCCCCTTCCTGTACGTGGGGGGCAGGGGGAGCTTCCCCAGCCTGGGCGCGGAGGCCGAGGGGTGGCTTCGCCGCTACCTGGAGCACGGAGGATTCGTGCTCTTCGACGATGCGACCGGGGTGGCGGACTCGGGGTTTGCCCAGGGGGTGGCCGAGACCCTGGGCCGGGTGCTCCCGGGCCGGGGCCTCGAGCCGCTGCCGGCCGACCACACGGCCTTCCAGAGCTTCTATCTGCTGCGAGACGTGCCCGGGCGAAAGCTCGTGCGGCCGTTTCTATACGGAATCGACCTTGAAGACCTGACCCCGGCCGTCCTGTGCCCCAACGACCTGGGGGGAGCTTTCGACGGGGACCCCCTGGGCGGCTACACCCACCCCTGCACCCCCGGGGGGGAGCGCCAGCGGGAGATGACCTTCCGGCTGGGGGTCAACCTGGCAATGTACGCCCTGACCGGCAACTACAAGAAGGATCAGGTGCACATCCCCTTCATCCTGAAGCGGAGGCAGCGGTGA